The nucleotide window CTGCCGGGCTTTTTTAATACAGTCTTCACGGTATTGGTACCAGTTATTTTAATGCTTGCTGCATCTATTGCAGAATTAACATTAGAAAAAGGAACAACTGCATTTTCAGTATTTAAGTTTTTAGGCGATCCTATCGTTGCGTTGTTAATAGCAACTGTTTATTCCTTCTTCAGCTTAGGCTTTTTCCGTGGTTTAAGTCGTGATACAGTTTTAAAGTTTACAAACGACTGCTTAGGTCCTACGGCAACAATTCTATTAGTAATCGGTGCGGGCGGAGCGTTCAATAAAGTATTGCTTGATTCAGGTATCGGTAAATACATCGCAGACTTGGCACAAGAATCTAGCATCTCTCCAATTTTATTAGGATGGGGAATTGCAGCGATGATTCGCGTTGCAACAGGCTCCGCAACTGTTTCTATGATGACAGCTGCCGGTATCGTAGCTCCAATCGCTGCGGCTGTACCGGGAACAAATTTAGAGCTTCTTGTGCTTGCAACAGGTGCAGGATCTCTTATCTTGTCACACGTAAACGACTCTGGCTTCTGGATGATTAAAGAATACTTTGGAATGTCTGTAAAAGAGACATTGCAAACATGGACAGTGCTTGAGACTATCATTTCTGTAGCCGCACTTGGATTTATTTTATTGTTAAATATATTTGTATAGTAGCTTGGACGGGTATTTCTAAAGGAAATACCCGTCCTTTCTTTGCAGGAGATTTAAAAAAGTAACCTGTATGGATAAAAATTAAATGTTGACAGCGCTTTCTACATAGGAGTACAATTGGTTCAAGTTATCCGAAACGTTTTGGAGGAAATGCTAGTGACAACAATTAAAGATATAGCAAAAGTCGCTGGGGTTTCAGTGACAACTGTTTCAAGGGCTTTGAATGGCTACTCGGACGTCAGTGAGAAAACGAGACAAAAGATTATGGCTGTTTCCAAAGAGCTTAATTACAGTCCAAACACATTGGCAAGAAGCTTGGTCATGAATAAATCAACTACCATAGGCCTGCTGGTCTCTGGTATGACAGCTGATAGTGTGAAGGATAATTTTACATTTGAAGTTTTGCGAGGAATTGATCAATTTGTTGCCGAAACAAATTATGATTTAATCTTATTTAGCACCAATTCAACAAAACAACGTGAGAAAACGTATTCTCAGCTTTGCCGAGAACGACGTGTGGATGGTGTGATTTTGCAAGGGATTAAGACAGACGATCCTTATTTGCAAGAAGTTGTAGAGAGCGATATTCCTTGTGTTTTGATTGATATCCCAATTGAAAGTCAAACAGTGGGGTATGTCACTACCGATAATGTGCTGGGAGCCAAGAAAGCTGTTGATTATCTCTTGGAGCGGGGCCATCGCAAGATAGCGATGGTGAATGGTCACGACTTTGCCTTTGTAAGTCAAGAAAGGCTGAAGGGATATATGCAAGCTTTACAAGAGAAGGGGATTCCTTACCATCAGGAGTGGGTTTTAAACGGTGCCTTTGAAGAAGAGGAAGCAGAACGACAGGTTCTTCATTTATTACAAAAGAATAAAGACATTACTGCAATATTTTGTGCGAGTGACTTAATGGCAATCGGAGCCATGCAAGCTATAAAAAAATTGAATATGGATATTCCGGAACAGATTTCTATTGTGGGTTATGATGATATTTTACTTGCTTCGTATATGAACCCAAGGCTCACTACTATTGCACAAGATAAATATAAAATGGGGTATGAAGCGGCAAAGTTACTAATTGAAATGTTGGAAGGAAGCAGGCAGTCCTGTAAAACGGTACTGGAAACCAAATTGGTTGTAAGAGAGTCCACTAACTGATTAGGGTGTTATTCCAATGTTTGTAATACAAAGAAGGAGAATTTCTCCTTTATTATTTTAATAATATCCGAAACGTTTCGGTGAAAATTGTATATTTTGTAAAACATACATATCAAACGTTTTCAACAGAAAGAATATGTTTTTTATTTTTGCATCGGTTCCGAAACGTTTCGGTCATGCGACAGGAGGATACAATTATGGACTATCGTGTTATTAAGGAGAATGATTTATTTTTATTGACGGATACAAGTGGCAATATTCCAGAAGGCCATTCTTACGGTCTTGGCTTGTATAAAAAAGATACTAGATTCCTAAGCAAATTAGATATCAAAATCAATGGTGAAAAGCCTATTTTACTCTCTTCGGATGCTACTGAAAATTATATGTCAAAAATTTTGCTGACGAATCCACACATGGAGAGGGACGGCGAATTAATTTTGTGGAGGGAATCAGTTGAACTGGAACGACAACGCTTCATTTATGATGAGATTCTCTATGAGACAATCAAAGTGAAAAACTATTATCCTAAACCAGTCTCTTTTAGTATCACCGTAGAAATGGATGTAGATTTCGCAGACATGTTCATTGTACGGGGCTTTCAAACAGGAAAGGTTGGCGAGCGCCAAGGACAGACACAGGAAGGAAACACATTAACGTACCATTATAAAGGATATGATGGGATTGAAAGAGGCACTAAGGTGCAGTGGAATCGACCAGCGGAAGAAATTCAGCTAGAAGGCATTGTTCAATTTCAATATACATTAGCTCATGGTCAAGAAGATACTGTCACTTTTATCATTCAGCCTGTAATTGCTGGAGAGCCTACAAAAGAGTCTCTTCATCCTCAAGAAGCAATGAAAAAACTAAAACAATCGTATGTAGACTGGGATAAGAAAACAACGAAAGTACAAACGGATTATCAACCATTACAAAGATTAGTTGATCGCGGTATCGCTGATTTAAGAGTGTTACTCACTGATTTAGGCTATGGTCAATTTCCAGTTGCCGGTTTACCTTGGTTTGGTGTTCCTTTCGGCAGGGACAGCTTAATTGCTGCTTTGCAAATGCTGAGCTTTAACCCTGAAATAGCAAAAGGTACTCTTCTCACCATGGCTCAATATCAGGGGAAAAATGTAGATCCATGGCGCGATGAACAGCCAGGTAAAATCATGCATGAAATGCGCTTTGGAGAACTGGCAAACACCAATCAAATTCCTTTTACCCCTTATTACGGCACGATTGATGCAACACCATTGTTTTTAATGCTATTAGCTGAATACGTAAAATGGACAGGCGACATAGAAATTGCAAAAGAGTTGCGTGAGAACATTGAAGCTGCATTACAGTGGATTGATCAATATGGAGATCGCGATGGTGATTTATTTGTAGAATATCATCAGGAATCAAGCAAGGGCATTGCAAATCAAGGTTGGAAGGATTCAGGAGATTCCATTGTTCATCGTGATGGAGAATATGCAAAAACACCAATTGCTTTAGCGGAAGTACAGGGCTATGTATATCAAGCAAAAGTCGGGATTGCTTGTATCTTTGAAACGTTGGGTGAAGAAGCTCGAGCAGTTGAACTTCGTCAACAAGCACAAAGCCTGAAAACGCGTTTTGAAGAGGAGTTTTGGATGGAGGAGCAGCAGTTCTATGCGATTGCATTAGATGCGCACAAGAAACAGGTTGGTACAATTACATCGAATCCAGGACACGTTTTATGGTCTGAAATGTTGGAGGATACGCGAGCAGATGCGGTTATTAAAACGCTCGTATCACCTAAGATGTTTTCTGGCTACGGCATTCGTACTATGGGAACTGGAGAAGCAGGGTATAATCCGATGAGCTATCACGATGGAAGCGTGTGGCCGCATGATAACAGCATGATCTTACTAGGCATGAGTAAAATCGGTCGTCAAGATGAAGCTAATACTGTGATTGAAGGGTTAATCCAAGCAGCTAGTCATTTTGAGTATGACCGTTTACCTGAATTATTTTGCGGTTATGATACATCTTTGGGAAAAGCAGTTAATTACCCGGTTGCTTGTTCGCCGCAGGCTTGGGCTGCCGGAACGCCTCTGGTTTTCATTCAAACTATGCTAGGACTGTTTCCTAATGGATTAACGAAAGAAATTATATTAGCACCTAAGCTACTGGTTGATATGAATGAGCTAACTGTAGAAAACATCGCAATTGGCGAAGGAAATTTATCAGTGAAAGTTGTACGCAACGCCAACCATTACGATGTTGTAATTTTAAACAACACGACAGGCTACCATATTGTACAAAACTTGAATACAGTACAAATGTAACTATTTAAAGGGGGAATCTATTTATGAAAGCTAAGAAAAAAATTGCAACAGTGGGTATAGTAACAGCTTTATTCGGAAGTGTTTTAGCAGGGTGTGGGAATGAAGAAAAGGCTACAACGAAGGAAAGTAATGGTGAAAAGGTACAAATCACCCTTGCTGGATGGTCTGGTAATCCAGCAGAGCAGAAGCTGCTTAAGCAAACATTAGAGGACTTTGAAGCAAAACATCCGAACATTGATGTAAAACATGAGGTCATCGCTGATCAATATATGGATGTGATGAAAACACGCCTAATTGGTGGTAAAGGACCAGATGTATTTTATTTAGATGCATTTGAAGCACCTGGATTAATTGAAACTGGCGCTGTGGAGCCACTTGATAAATATGTAAAAGAGGACTTTGATGTAGAAGATTTTGAAAAACCGCTTCTGGAAGCTTTTCAAGTGAAGGGAAAAACCTATGGATTTCCAAAAGATTATTCAACACTTGCCTTGTTTTATAATAAAAAACTACTTCAAGAAGCTGGTGTAGAGGTGCCAAAAACGTGGGATGAGCTTCGTGAAGCATCTAAAAAGCTAACTAAAAATGGCGTATACGGATTTGGCGTATCTCCTGAGCTTGCTCGCTCGCTTTATATAGCGGAATCCAATGGTGGTGATGTTGTAAAGGATAACAAAGCCAATTTTGCATCTGCAGAAGTAATAAAGGCGCTACAACCAATTGTGGATCAACATAACATTGATAAAACTTCTGTTGAGCCTAAAGAAGTAGGTGCAACTTGGGGTGGCGAAATGTTTGGACAAGGTAAAGCTGCGATGGTTATTGAGGGCAACTGGGCAATTCCGTTCTTAGCTGATACATTCCCGAACACAGAATATGGGACTGCTGAAGTACCAACTGTGAATGGTAAAAAAGGCACAATGGCATTTACAGTAGGCTATGTAATGAATTCTGCATCTAAAAAGAAAGAAGCAGCTTGGGAGCTTATCTCGTATTTAACAGGTAAAGAAGGTATGCAAACGTGGACAAGTAAAGGATTTGCATTGCCTACGCGCAAATCAGTGGCGGCTAAATTAGGATACGATAAAGATCCACTTCGTGGGCCGTTAGTAGCAGGTGCTGAATATGCAACTGTATGGTCCGATGATTCTAACCTTCCAATCATCTTTAACAACTTTAACAATCAATTTTTAAGTGCATTTTTGGGCAAACGTCCGTTGGAAGAGGCATTAAAAGAGGCACAAACGCAGGCAAATAACGAAATTAAACAAAAATAATTTTAGGCAGATCCGGATAGAGAAAGCCATGTTTCTTTCTCTATCCGGATATAAAGCATCTGTACGAAATGATGAATAGATTTTGCAGCATAATACTGTAAAACTCTTCCTGCTGAAGCATGTGTGCACTTCGGCAGGAAGAGTTTTATAGTAAGAAAAGAATGATGCTGTGTTTATAAAGGAGTTAAATACAATGGAAAACAAGTTTATTGATGTCCATACAAACAGTTCCTCTCAAGTAGTTGCTCAAACTAGTAAGATCTCTAGGCGCGCACTACGAGAGGCAGGACAAGGATATGTGTTCATGTCACCTACTATATTAATCTTACTTATGTTTTTAATTGGACCCATCTTTTATGCAATTTATCTTTCCCTTCATAAGGTACAACTTCTTGGTAACGCCAGCTATGAATT belongs to Ectobacillus sp. JY-23 and includes:
- a CDS encoding ABC transporter substrate-binding protein; translated protein: MKAKKKIATVGIVTALFGSVLAGCGNEEKATTKESNGEKVQITLAGWSGNPAEQKLLKQTLEDFEAKHPNIDVKHEVIADQYMDVMKTRLIGGKGPDVFYLDAFEAPGLIETGAVEPLDKYVKEDFDVEDFEKPLLEAFQVKGKTYGFPKDYSTLALFYNKKLLQEAGVEVPKTWDELREASKKLTKNGVYGFGVSPELARSLYIAESNGGDVVKDNKANFASAEVIKALQPIVDQHNIDKTSVEPKEVGATWGGEMFGQGKAAMVIEGNWAIPFLADTFPNTEYGTAEVPTVNGKKGTMAFTVGYVMNSASKKKEAAWELISYLTGKEGMQTWTSKGFALPTRKSVAAKLGYDKDPLRGPLVAGAEYATVWSDDSNLPIIFNNFNNQFLSAFLGKRPLEEALKEAQTQANNEIKQK
- a CDS encoding amylo-alpha-1,6-glucosidase encodes the protein MDYRVIKENDLFLLTDTSGNIPEGHSYGLGLYKKDTRFLSKLDIKINGEKPILLSSDATENYMSKILLTNPHMERDGELILWRESVELERQRFIYDEILYETIKVKNYYPKPVSFSITVEMDVDFADMFIVRGFQTGKVGERQGQTQEGNTLTYHYKGYDGIERGTKVQWNRPAEEIQLEGIVQFQYTLAHGQEDTVTFIIQPVIAGEPTKESLHPQEAMKKLKQSYVDWDKKTTKVQTDYQPLQRLVDRGIADLRVLLTDLGYGQFPVAGLPWFGVPFGRDSLIAALQMLSFNPEIAKGTLLTMAQYQGKNVDPWRDEQPGKIMHEMRFGELANTNQIPFTPYYGTIDATPLFLMLLAEYVKWTGDIEIAKELRENIEAALQWIDQYGDRDGDLFVEYHQESSKGIANQGWKDSGDSIVHRDGEYAKTPIALAEVQGYVYQAKVGIACIFETLGEEARAVELRQQAQSLKTRFEEEFWMEEQQFYAIALDAHKKQVGTITSNPGHVLWSEMLEDTRADAVIKTLVSPKMFSGYGIRTMGTGEAGYNPMSYHDGSVWPHDNSMILLGMSKIGRQDEANTVIEGLIQAASHFEYDRLPELFCGYDTSLGKAVNYPVACSPQAWAAGTPLVFIQTMLGLFPNGLTKEIILAPKLLVDMNELTVENIAIGEGNLSVKVVRNANHYDVVILNNTTGYHIVQNLNTVQM
- a CDS encoding LacI family DNA-binding transcriptional regulator, which produces MTTIKDIAKVAGVSVTTVSRALNGYSDVSEKTRQKIMAVSKELNYSPNTLARSLVMNKSTTIGLLVSGMTADSVKDNFTFEVLRGIDQFVAETNYDLILFSTNSTKQREKTYSQLCRERRVDGVILQGIKTDDPYLQEVVESDIPCVLIDIPIESQTVGYVTTDNVLGAKKAVDYLLERGHRKIAMVNGHDFAFVSQERLKGYMQALQEKGIPYHQEWVLNGAFEEEEAERQVLHLLQKNKDITAIFCASDLMAIGAMQAIKKLNMDIPEQISIVGYDDILLASYMNPRLTTIAQDKYKMGYEAAKLLIEMLEGSRQSCKTVLETKLVVRESTN